The Catalinimonas alkaloidigena genome segment GCGTGTAGTGCCTGAGGCCTCAGGTACCCCATCTATAACAAATGGTACTGGTGCTTCGCTTTTGGGATAATAACAAGCACCCCTTGGGTCCTATTCAAAATTAGACATTTGGAATTAGTATGCGTCTAATTCGCCGAAAAGGGCACCTCAAGCGGTGGGTGTATATTAATATTTTGACAAAATATGTTCACATTATATTACATACGATATTTTTTACCATCTTTGCAATTGGAACATTAATTTTCGATCCTCCGTATAGAAAGCGAATCGTACTGTATAGTACTTTTCCTCCATGAAGTGATGAAGCGAGGCAGAGATTATACAGTAGTGAGAATACCATAAACGATAGTATTATTCTATTCTAAGCATAGATTGTGATGACAAACGACTACAAAAAGTACGTAAAGTGGACATGGTTCCTGCCAATGCTTCTTACATGTCAGCTTTACTCCCATGCCGCTAACGCCGCAGGCTTCCGCTGGACGGGCAGCGCGAACGACAATTATTGGGGCTCGTACTTGAACTGGGAGCCCAACGGAGTGCCGGGCGCAAGCGATACGGCCATCTTCGACAACGGTGCTACACAGCTGGTATACCTGGCCGCCAACGATACCATCGGTGGCCTGGCGTTGCGCTACGGTACCCGCCTGAACCTGACGCGTCGGAACGGTGCCGTCAGCGATCCTATTATGTTGGTCATCCAAGGTTTCCCGGGCGCGACGGCCCTTACGGTCGACGCTACTTCCATTCTGGACATTCGCTCTGAAACCGGAACGCCTTCCAAAGCCATGTACCTGAAGTTGGACAATGGCGCTACCGGCCTGATCAACGGCCGTGTGGTGGCCGGCGGCGTGAACGGAAGCGGACTGGGCCTGGTGAAACTCCTCGTCACCAACCGTCAGGCGCTGGTGTTTGCCGACGGCGCGGTGTTCCAGACCCGGAACCTGGAAGGCAGTCCGTTCAACACGGTCGGCGAAATCAACACGGTGCTCTTCCGTAACGGCTCGACGTACATTCAGCAGTCAGGCGAGACTCCGTTCGGCTTCAGCGACCGCACCAAGTCGAAAGTGGTTTTCGAAGCGGAAGCGCTTTACCGCTACCGCATGGCCGGTGCTGCGCCCGATCTGGCGGGACGCAAGTACCCCAACCTGATTTTCGACGGTGGCGTAAGCGTATCGATCTCCAACGGGGTGAGTGGTTTCCCCAGCGTAACTATGACCGACCTGATCGTGCAGGGTAACGCTACACTGAACGTTAGCTTTACCACGTCCAAAACTAACTTTATCGTCAACGGCGACCTGATCGTGAGAGCGGGTTCCAGCCTGACGTTCGGTGCGGTGACGCCTTCGCTGGCGCCTTACATCCGCATGCAAGCGCTTTCGCCCAAAAGCATCCTGGCCATCGGAACCCTGTTCATCGCGCCGAGCGCCGAGTTGCAACTGGCCAATGGTAACGTCACGCTGGACCGGGACCTGAGCATTGCCGGGAAATTCAACCTGAGCTCGAACCTTTACCTGAACGGGTACAGCCTGACGCTGAACCAGGAAGTGGTCCGGTCGCTGACCAGCAACAAATACATCATTACCAACAACGGTGGCAAAGTGATTCAGACCTTGGCGAATGCTACGCAGCCGGTTGCCGTTCCCATCGGAACCGAGAATGCGTACATGCCGGTTAACCTCGAGTGTACCAACTGTATTTCCAACAGCCAGTTTGCCTTTTCGGTAAACGACGGGTTGACCAAGAGCCCCAACGGTTCGGGCGCACCGGTCACGACGTCGGCGGTGTTGGGAACCTGGACAATCGACCCACCGAACGATCCCGGCGTGCAAACCGCCGACATCACGTTCTTCTGGCCGAACACCCGACAAGTGGATGAAAACGGCGATCCGGTGTCGAATCCCAACAATCTGGTACAGCCCATCTTCGCGCAGGCTTCGGCTACTGAATGGACGGTCGATCCCGACGCCGTTGGCGATGCGTTCCTGAATACGCCTTACTATTACTACACGCTGAACGAGTTCCCTTTCGGAACCAACGCCCCTTACGTCTTTAGCTTCGTCGATGCGCTGAACAACCCGCTGCCGGTAACGCTTCTGTCGTTCGAAGGCCGCACGGAAGGACGCATCGCCATGCTGAACTGGGTAACGGCGATGGAAGAAAACAACGACCGGTTCGAAGTTGAGAAGTCGCTGGACGGACGGAACTTCGAAGTGCTCGACGTAGTCAAAGGCATGGGCACCACGACGGCCCGGCAGGAGTATCAGTTCGTAGACGATGGCTTCCGTCGTGAGGCGTATTACCGTCTGCGGCAGGTCGACTTCGACGGCGGCTTTGCTTACAGCCCGGTGATTTACGTCAGCACCCGCAACCTGCCTGGCTTTGAGGTCTACCCGAACCCCTTGCAGCGCGGACAGCGCCTGAGCATCGAACTCAACGACCGTTCTACTACCGCCTCGGCCCTGTCGCTCTCGCTGGTGTCGGCCCGTGGCCAGGTCTTGTACCAGGCAACCGGCGATTTGGACGCACAAGTGCAGGGACTCAACGAACAATTGACAAACGCACCTAACGGCTTGTACCTGATCCGCATCAATGCCCTGGAAGGACAGCGGACCATCCGTCTGATCAAGCAGTAGGACATTTCGAATACCATTCAAAAAAGCTCCTGAGCAATTCGGGAGCTTTTTTTGATAATAACATTACGTCAACAGTAAATTATCTCTTTTGAGGTGCTTTTTGGAGATTCTATAGCACGATAGCTATGCTGTCGTTGATTATGCCACTTTTTTGTACGATCTTGGGGCGGTATGTGACTTGACTATGGAGTTGCATAGATGTAAGCCTTCCTTATTTTATTACCTAACTCGGCTAGCTTATGCGAAATTGTTCCTCTCTTCTTTCGCGTCCTTTTTTCCTTCTTCTCTTCGCATTTTCTTACACGCTTCAGGCTCAGAACGATGGAGATTTCCGGTCTGTGCAAAACGGCAGTTGGAACGACAGTAACACCTGGCAAGTGTATACCGGCGGCGCATGGACCGCGACTACCAACATCCCTGACAATGCTCGCGTTTACGTTCGCCATCAGGTAACCAAAGATATTTCCGTTGATACAAAAGGCATCTTCATTCAAGGAGGGGCAACGCTGACCCTCAACCAGCCGACCGTGGTCAGGGGCGATAGTCTGGTGGTGGAGAACAACGGGGTGTTGCAGATGAATGAATTGCTGACCATCAGTAGCAACAGTGTCTTTCAAGCGAAGAGCGGGGGAATTGTCCGGCTGAACTACAACTTTGCCGACGCTACGCCTTCGAGCACCATTTGGCGGGGCGAAGAAGATTTTCAGCCGGGATCGCTCGTAGAAGTTCAACAATGGAATTATGCACGGACGCTTTTTGCCAGCGACGATGACATGTCGCAGAATTCCGGCTACATTTTTGGACACCTGACGCTCAGTGCCACCAACGTGACGAGTGGCTGGACCGTTTTTCCGTTCGGGCCCCTGGCCGTGACGGCCAACCGGTTCGAAATCAAGACGCAGGGCGCTAAAGTGACGCTGAAAGGCGACAACAAGTTTTTGGAGTTTGGCGGTGACTTCATTTCCAGCGCGCAGTCGCTAGACTTTACAAGCCTGGAGTCAGGCACTGCCACCGTTCAGATCAAAGGAAGCTTGCAGGTGCCTTCGGGAACTACCCGCCTGACTTCGGTCGCCAACACAGGGAACCGGGTGATCAGAATAAATCTGGAAGGGGATATCCGGTTGAATGGTAACACATTACAGTCGGGCAGCGCCGCCGCTTCAGATAGCTCCGGCATTTATTTTACGCGGAACATCGACAGTGTAGAGACGACTCACCTGTTCACAGCTACGACGCAAAGCGCCATCAGTTTGAAGTTCTTCGTGCAAAGCAGCTCCAATGTTCTGTTGCAAAACGACGTGAACCTGGCTAACAACAACGCCCGCGTCGAAGTGATGGGCGGGGGAATTCTGGATTTCAATAACCACATCGTTACGGGTAGTGGGGTTTTTAAACTCAACGCCGGGGGAATTCTGAAGATTACGTCTCCGGATGGCATCAGCCGGAACGGAAAAATCGGCAATGTACAGACCTCCCCGCAGGATGTAAACCGCATATTTGATCAAAACTCTACCTTCTGGTATACCGGGACGACCAATCAGGTCACAGGCAACGGAGTCTACAATCCTAGTAACAGCTCTACGAAGAATCAGATCATCATCGATAACCCCACTACCGTTACGCTGAACAACAGGGTCAACCTGCGTGCCGGTGGGTTGTTAGAAATCCGTCAGGGAACCTTCGCCGAAACGACACAGTACGCGATGGGAGGCGGAGGAACTAACGGCGTAGGAAATGTGAGGATGTTTTCGGATGACTGCTTTTACGTAATTCCTCAGGTACCGAGCAGTAGCAGTACCACTTTGCCGGTACTTGACTTACTTCTGCTGCCCAAGGCGGAAGGTTCCGCAGAACTGACGGGTGGTACGCTGGTGCTGAACGGCGCAGGCTACCAGAAGTTGAAGGGAGGAAAAGACTATGGGAACATCGTCTTTGCCGGTTCAGGTATTAAAGAAATCAGTACTGCTACTCCGAATGTCTTTGGAACCGTTACCATTCAGGATAACGCTGAACTCAATTTGGGCGACAGAACACTCGGTGGTGCGGCAACGGGCTTGGTTATGCTGGATAATAGCCGACTGAGGACTTCAGGATCGGGCATAAGACCTAATATGGGGGGTGCGTATGACTTGTCGGGTAACAGCACCATTGTGTTTGCCGGCGATGACAGAACTCCGCAAACCATTCGAGGAAGTAGCGGTTCTCTTTCGCGTACCTACGTTAATATCGAAGTAACGGGAACGAGTGTGGCGCAAAACACGGCCCTTTTTGCCATTCAGAAATCTTTCGTTGTCAAGAAAGGGGCTACCTTCGGGATGTCAGATCTGGTAATCAGCGGTCCTGGTTCGTTTGCGGTTGAGGATAGCGCTCATCTGATATTCAGGCTGCCACTGCAAGCGGCTGGCGAAGCCAGCGGCCATATACAGGTGGAAGGATCTCGCACCTATGGTAGAGCCATTTACGAGTACTATGGCGCTGAAGGTGAACTTGGAACGGGGGTGGCAGTAGCGCAACAGTTAAAATTAAGAAATGGCAGCCTGCGGCTAAATCGCAATTTAACGGTTACTGATTCGCTGGTCATTGATCCGCTATTCTCTAGTTCGGGAACCCCGGTTCATCTCTACACCACCGGATCGGACTTCGATTACGTAGTTACGCTGGGCCCAGAAGCAATAATCGAAGGGGAAACGTCTAATGGCTATGTCTTAGGCAAGCTGGCGGTTTCGCGTCTGTCTACTGGCTTTGGCATTGTCGATATGGGCAGGGCAGGGGTAGAAATCAATGTCAATGGGGAGTTTAATCTAGGACAAATCACCCTGCTGCGTTCCACGGGCGAGGCGGTCGATACGACGGTGGCGGGCTTCCCGATAATTAATCGAACCTGGGAGATAAATTCAACCAATCCAATCCCTGCCGATGAGTCGCTCTCGTTTATTCTATATTATCTGGGGTCGGAGCAAGGTGATATTGACTACCCATCCGCCTATTGGGGCAATGGCGTTACTTGGACAGAGAAGTCAGAAAGTACCACGGTGTATGACTACATGTCTGGTAATCCCGGGCTGCTGGTAGAAGAAATCACCGACTTTGGGCTGTTCGCATTCGGCGAAAGCAACCTCCCGCTGCCGGTCGAACTCCTGACGTTCGAAGGAAAAGCCGAGGGGCGTCTGGCACACTTGACGTGGTCGACGCTGTCGGAAACCAACAACCAGGGCTTTGAAGTAGAGAAATCGGTCGATGGCCGGGAGTTCGAAACCATTGGGTTTGTGTCGGGCGCAAACAACTCCACCGTACAACAGGACTACCGCTTTACGGACGATGGCTTCCAGGGTGAGGCCTACTACCGCCTGCGGCAGGTCGACTTCGACGGTGGGTTCGAATACAGCACCATCGTACACCTGCAAAGCAGTCTGCTGAGCCTCAAAGCTTATCCGAACCCGTTGGAAGGCGCGGCTGAACTGAAGCTGGAAATCAACGGGCGTACCTACTCGGCAGAAGACGTGCAGGTGCAACTGGTGGGGGCCGACGGACGGGTGCTGTTCCAGGGAAGTGGTGAACTGTCGCAACTAACGCGCGACTTGAACCAGACGCTGCGGCAGACCGCCCGGGGTGTTTACTTCATCCGCCTGGAATCGCTGGAAGGCGCGGAGACGTTCCGACTTCTGAAACGATAAGACAAATAACAAGCAACGCGGCTTACGCGAAGGCTGTCATCCACTGGGTGACAGCCTTTTTTGTGCCTGTACCGGCGCAGAAGGGACATAAAAAAAGCCTGACGCTTCCGTCAGGCTTTTCGAATATCGTTATAAGGCAGGATTAGACCAGAATGCCTTTTTCTTTCATGGCTTTAACGACGGTTTCGCCGATGTCGGCCGGCGACTTCACTACGTAAATACCGCACTCCTGCATGATCTTCATTTTGGCTTCGGCGGTGTCGGCCGCGCCACCGATGATGGCACCTGCGTGGCCCATGCGGCGTCCGGGAGGGGCCGTCTGACCCGCAATGAACCCTACCACCGGCTTGGTGCCGTGATCGCGCACGTAATAGGCCGCTTCGGCTTCCATTGAGCCGCCGATCTCGCCGATCATCACGATGGCCTGGGTGTCGTCGTCTTCCATCAGCATTTGTACCGCCTGCTTGGTGGTCGTCCCGATCACCGGATCACCCCCGATGCCGATGCAGGTCGACTGGCCCAGTCCGGCTTTGGTAATCTGATCCACTGCTTCGTAGGTCAGTGTGCCGGAGCGCGACACAATTCCGATGGAGCCGGGGTTGTGAATGAAGCCGGGCATGATGCCCACTTTGGCCTCGCCGGGCGTGATGACGCCAGGGCAGTTCGGCCCTACCAGTACGACATCGCGTCCCTGCAGGTATTTTTTCGCCTCAATCATGTCGCGGGTCGGGATGCCCTCCGTAATGGCGATGATTACGCCGATGCCTGCGTCAGCGGCTTCCATAATGGCGTCCGCGGCAAAGGGAGGTGGCACAAAGATGACCGATACGTTGGCGCCGGTCTGGTCTACGGCTTCTTGTACCGTATTGAAAACCGGCCGGTCCAGGTGCGATTGTCCGCCTTTACCGGGCGTTACCCCACCGACCACGTTAGTGCCGTATTCGATCATTTGCCCGGCGTGGAACGTCCCTTCCGAGCCTGTAAATCCCTGGACAATCACCCGGGAATCTTTATTCACAAGTACACTCATATCAGAATTTTTTATGCTGCACAAAAATAGAAGTCATAGAGACTTATTTGTACTCAGGAGAAGTTTTTATCGGGAAAGATGTAACAAGGCCTCCGCACGGCCGCCTCGCTTACCCGTGGGTCAGGTAATAGATGCCCAGATAGGCCCCCGCTCCGGCCAGGTAACCGACCAAAGCCAGCAGGCTGATCTTTTTCAGGTACCACACGAAGTCGATCTTTTCCATGCCCATCACGGCGACCCCGGCCGCCGACCCGATGATCAGGATCGAGCCTCCGGTACCGGCGCAATACGCCAGAAATTCCCAGAGTTTGGCGTCGGTCGGGAACTGAATCAGGTCATACATACCCATGGCAGCGGCTACCAGCGGTACGTTGTCGATGATGGCCGACGCTACCCCGATGGACAAGACTATGGCGTCCAGGTTACCGATGGTATCGTTCATCCAGAGGGCGAGCCCTTCCAACACGTGCGTGGCTTGCAGCGCGCCGATGGCCGCCAGAATGCCGAAGAAGAAAAGCACACTGGCCGTGTCGATCTTTTCCAGCGCGTGGATGGCCGAATAGGGTTTTTTCTCTTCTTCGGTTTTATCGATGTGAATCAGTTCAGAGGTGATCCAGACCACCCCGAGCGACAGCAGCATGCCCATGTAAGGCGGCAGGTGCGTAAAGGTTTTGAAAATCGGCACGAACACCAGGCCCCCTACGCCGACGGCGAGCATGCGGCGGCTGCCCTTGAAGCGCTCCATGTCTTCGGCCTGCTTGTAATCGTACTCTGC includes the following:
- a CDS encoding T9SS type A sorting domain-containing protein — encoded protein: MLLTCQLYSHAANAAGFRWTGSANDNYWGSYLNWEPNGVPGASDTAIFDNGATQLVYLAANDTIGGLALRYGTRLNLTRRNGAVSDPIMLVIQGFPGATALTVDATSILDIRSETGTPSKAMYLKLDNGATGLINGRVVAGGVNGSGLGLVKLLVTNRQALVFADGAVFQTRNLEGSPFNTVGEINTVLFRNGSTYIQQSGETPFGFSDRTKSKVVFEAEALYRYRMAGAAPDLAGRKYPNLIFDGGVSVSISNGVSGFPSVTMTDLIVQGNATLNVSFTTSKTNFIVNGDLIVRAGSSLTFGAVTPSLAPYIRMQALSPKSILAIGTLFIAPSAELQLANGNVTLDRDLSIAGKFNLSSNLYLNGYSLTLNQEVVRSLTSNKYIITNNGGKVIQTLANATQPVAVPIGTENAYMPVNLECTNCISNSQFAFSVNDGLTKSPNGSGAPVTTSAVLGTWTIDPPNDPGVQTADITFFWPNTRQVDENGDPVSNPNNLVQPIFAQASATEWTVDPDAVGDAFLNTPYYYYTLNEFPFGTNAPYVFSFVDALNNPLPVTLLSFEGRTEGRIAMLNWVTAMEENNDRFEVEKSLDGRNFEVLDVVKGMGTTTARQEYQFVDDGFRREAYYRLRQVDFDGGFAYSPVIYVSTRNLPGFEVYPNPLQRGQRLSIELNDRSTTASALSLSLVSARGQVLYQATGDLDAQVQGLNEQLTNAPNGLYLIRINALEGQRTIRLIKQ
- the sucD gene encoding succinate--CoA ligase subunit alpha; translation: MSVLVNKDSRVIVQGFTGSEGTFHAGQMIEYGTNVVGGVTPGKGGQSHLDRPVFNTVQEAVDQTGANVSVIFVPPPFAADAIMEAADAGIGVIIAITEGIPTRDMIEAKKYLQGRDVVLVGPNCPGVITPGEAKVGIMPGFIHNPGSIGIVSRSGTLTYEAVDQITKAGLGQSTCIGIGGDPVIGTTTKQAVQMLMEDDDTQAIVMIGEIGGSMEAEAAYYVRDHGTKPVVGFIAGQTAPPGRRMGHAGAIIGGAADTAEAKMKIMQECGIYVVKSPADIGETVVKAMKEKGILV
- a CDS encoding T9SS type A sorting domain-containing protein codes for the protein MQNGSWNDSNTWQVYTGGAWTATTNIPDNARVYVRHQVTKDISVDTKGIFIQGGATLTLNQPTVVRGDSLVVENNGVLQMNELLTISSNSVFQAKSGGIVRLNYNFADATPSSTIWRGEEDFQPGSLVEVQQWNYARTLFASDDDMSQNSGYIFGHLTLSATNVTSGWTVFPFGPLAVTANRFEIKTQGAKVTLKGDNKFLEFGGDFISSAQSLDFTSLESGTATVQIKGSLQVPSGTTRLTSVANTGNRVIRINLEGDIRLNGNTLQSGSAAASDSSGIYFTRNIDSVETTHLFTATTQSAISLKFFVQSSSNVLLQNDVNLANNNARVEVMGGGILDFNNHIVTGSGVFKLNAGGILKITSPDGISRNGKIGNVQTSPQDVNRIFDQNSTFWYTGTTNQVTGNGVYNPSNSSTKNQIIIDNPTTVTLNNRVNLRAGGLLEIRQGTFAETTQYAMGGGGTNGVGNVRMFSDDCFYVIPQVPSSSSTTLPVLDLLLLPKAEGSAELTGGTLVLNGAGYQKLKGGKDYGNIVFAGSGIKEISTATPNVFGTVTIQDNAELNLGDRTLGGAATGLVMLDNSRLRTSGSGIRPNMGGAYDLSGNSTIVFAGDDRTPQTIRGSSGSLSRTYVNIEVTGTSVAQNTALFAIQKSFVVKKGATFGMSDLVISGPGSFAVEDSAHLIFRLPLQAAGEASGHIQVEGSRTYGRAIYEYYGAEGELGTGVAVAQQLKLRNGSLRLNRNLTVTDSLVIDPLFSSSGTPVHLYTTGSDFDYVVTLGPEAIIEGETSNGYVLGKLAVSRLSTGFGIVDMGRAGVEINVNGEFNLGQITLLRSTGEAVDTTVAGFPIINRTWEINSTNPIPADESLSFILYYLGSEQGDIDYPSAYWGNGVTWTEKSESTTVYDYMSGNPGLLVEEITDFGLFAFGESNLPLPVELLTFEGKAEGRLAHLTWSTLSETNNQGFEVEKSVDGREFETIGFVSGANNSTVQQDYRFTDDGFQGEAYYRLRQVDFDGGFEYSTIVHLQSSLLSLKAYPNPLEGAAELKLEINGRTYSAEDVQVQLVGADGRVLFQGSGELSQLTRDLNQTLRQTARGVYFIRLESLEGAETFRLLKR